A genomic stretch from Salarias fasciatus chromosome 10, fSalaFa1.1, whole genome shotgun sequence includes:
- the LOC115395692 gene encoding mucin-5AC-like, producing MDVQMENTEPPPGESQPSGKIRKGFKLFGKRKPGNIFSIRSKGDGNNKSPVIRSRTMDGLSDTPAQDSEQEPDKEKEQEVSQGESEQAEEEPLSDDGVLAAAPARTSISSASSAKSLSFLSLLRGGRRGVGDRRVQTVSQPVGRQRRGLKGLFGSVKFRSKDKDDRKEAPPSPLLMSSRANSVEIIKEDLTLTPKSQPRSLDSPDTETCEPFRSLTAQDSAATSPSKTPVTPGDVSKTTEHVTPLSTPEPPLVPGDTSLSSLLADISSLLTFDSITGGDIMADVEAEWGKASSAASAAVTEVTPTFTSVFSKPTVPPQLTSTFVSTAVPVKPSPVAIPTAASPKPLTPPMKTTSVSSPISKPSSIITTFTKSSTLTTQSVKLSSDSTPTSELTANIKISSTPAPAAIKPSNAPATLTGFSSPLTSSSTAIKSVQSTTSTVAPGPSTTPSTVAKAPLVSPVLTATAAKLASETAVPPKMNASVSTPSSVATSSSPSDKPAPVTRSPPISVAPTQPPPDKLDLASSLNLQTSTSDKSRGVAGGDSKAVIVTSACSVTTKPSSPALASVSKTTTLSTSAAVSSSVSATTSKPMPTSSPMDLSKTRSSHVPEVSPSSTVPVIPKTLPGPASFPISSAVSLDKASLTTKPTSVPSSSDKIPPTPEPISAPATRVAVSSASPTPAALSQVPVAQSKSPAVSTPIPVSVCKDLPASAPMQDTQPKTSPSPAQVPVSVTKDSTAPVQMQVSQSKPPHSPVQIPVSVLKAHPFTAVTPAPVATDAPASASVPIPVSKDIPAPAQIPASQSKAPSALVTMPCPVTSPLSTPAPGPAPPNSTGAHGVQSPPFKTEEQPNETQRNLQGPSKEKKTAQPRPSGLSKIPVVGGSRVGKLPVRDSQHADEEPIRDPPTPVLEEEKPDFNSHDAGSKEKHSAVEAKSPPSKHSPEESPQQPKVSTASGRDSKIPVKHGAQSHTASQIPQSKEPPRTKIPVSKVPVRRAGNKPASTGSSQIRK from the coding sequence ATGGATGTACAAATGGAGAACACGGAACCCCCGCCTGGTGAATCACAGCCAAGTGGGAAAATCAGAAAAGGATTCAAGCTGTTCGGCAAACGCAAGCCAGGTAACATCTTTTCTATTCGAAGCAAAGGAGATGGAAACAACAAGTCGCCTGTTATCAGGAGCAGGACCATGGATGGATTATCGGACACTCCTGCACAAGATTCGGAGCAGGAGCCAGAcaaggagaaggagcaggaggtgaGTCAAGGAGAGAGCGAGCAGGCTGAGGAGGAGCCACTTAGCGATGATGGCGTTCTGGCTGCCGCTCCCGCTCGCACCTCCATTTCCTCTGCCAGCTCGGCCAAGTCTCTCAGCTTCCTGTCGCTACTGAGAGGCGGCCGAAGAGGAGTGGGTGATCGCAGAGTCCAGACCGTCTCGCAGCCCGTGGGGCGACAGCGCCGTGGGCTCAAGGGTCTTTTTGGCAGTGTTAAGTTTCGATCGAAAGACAAAGACGACAGGAAGGAAGCTCCTCCGAGCCCACTTCTCATGTCCTCACGTGCCAACAGCGTGGAAATCATCAAGGAGGACCTCACCCTCACACCCAAATCCCAGCCTCGCTCTCTGGACAGTCCAGACACAGAGACCTGTGAACCTTTCAGGAGCTTAACGGCTCAAGACAGTGCAGCCACGTCCCCGTCAAAGACTCCAGTGACGCCAGGCGATGTGAGTAAAACTACTGAGCACGTAACACCTCTGTCCACACCTGAACCTCCGTTGGTACCCGGCGATACAAGCCTGAGCTCCTTGCTCGCAGACATCTCCTCTCTCCTGACCTTTGACTCAATAACCGGGGGAGACATCATGGCCGATGTGGAAGCAGAGTGGGGGAAAGCCAGCAGCGCCGCCAGCGCCGCAGTGACTGAAGTCACGCCGACATTTACGTCTGTCTTCTCCAAACCCACCGTTCCCCCACAGCTGACTTCCACGTTTGTCAGCACGGCTGTTCCTGTGAAACCCTCGCCTGTAGCCATCCCCACAGCGGCTTCACCCAAACCCCTCACGCCTCCGATGAAGACAACTTCCGTCTCGTCTCCCATTTCCAAGCCGAGCTCCATCATCACAACTTTCACCAAATCTTCCACTTTGACCACTCAGTCTGTCAAGCTGAGTTCGGACTCTACTCCAACCTCTGAGCTGACTGCCAACATCAAAATATCATCAACTCCTGCGCCTGCTGCAATCAAACCCTCAAATGCGCCTGCAACATTAACAGGCTTTTCATCTCCTTTAACTTCTTCATCGACGGCGATTAAATCTGTACAGAGCACCACCTCAACAGTTGCCCCAGGTCCTTCGACAACCCCATCTACTGTAGCCAAGGCTCCCTTAGTCAGCCCAGTTCTCACTGCCACCGCTGCCAAACTGGCTTCAGAGACTGCAGTACCTCCAAAAATGAATGCTTCCGTAAGTACACCCAGTTCTGTAGCCACTTCATCCTCTCCATCAGATAAACCTGCACCTGTCACCCGCAGCCCTCCCATCTCTGTCGCCCCTACACAACCACCACCTGATAAACTGGATTTGGCAAGCAGTTTGAACCTGCAAACATCCACCTCTGACAAATCCAGAGGTGTAGCTGGAGGAGATTCTAAAGCGGTGATCGTAACATCAGCCTGTTCAGTTACAACCAAACCGTCCTCTCCTGCATTGGCTTCTGTCTCTAAGACGACAACACTTAGCACGTCAGCTGCAGTCTCCAGCTCGGTGTCTGCAACCACATCCAAGCCGATGCCAACTTCTTCCCCAATGGATCTAAGCAAAACCCGTTCCTCACATGTTCCGGAGGTTTCTCCCTCCTCTACTGTGCCTGTCATACCTAAAACTCTTCCGGGCCCTGCATCTTTTCCAATATCATCTGCAGTTTCTTTAGATAAGGCCTCTCTCACAACTAAACCCACCTCTGTGCCGTCTTCTTCTGATAAGATCCCCCCTACCCCTGAGCCAATTTCAGCCCCCGCCACTCGAGTTGCCGTTTCCTCAGCTTCACCGACACCTGCTGCTCTTAGTCAGGTCCCAGTAGCTCAATCTAAATCCCCTGCTGTGTCCACTCCTATCCCCGTCTCTGTATGTAAAGATCTGCCTGCTTCTGCTCCAATGCAAGACACTCAACCTAAAACCTCTCCCTCCCCGGCCCAAGTCCCAGTTTCTGTAACTAAAGATTCAACTGCTCCTGTTCAAATGCAAGTTTCTCAGTCTAAACCGCCCCATTCCCCAGTACAGATCCCTGTTTCTGTTCTGAAAGCTCATCCTTTCACTGCTGTTACCCCAGCTCCAGTAGCTACAGACGCTCCTGCTTCCGCTTCTGTGCCAATTCCAGTATCTAAAGACATTCCTGCCCCTGCTCAGATCCCAGCTTCTCAATCTAAAGCACCTTCTGCACTTGTCACCATGCCTTGCCCAGTCACTTCTCCTCTTTCTACCCCTGCGCCCGGACCGGCTCCTCCCAACAGCACGGGTGCACATGGAGTCCAATCACCTCCgttcaaaacagaagaacagcCTAACGAGACACAAAGGAACCTCCAGGGGCCATCCAAAGAAAAGAAGACTGCACAACCAAGGCCGTCGGGGCTGAGCAAGATACCTGTTGTTGGGGGAAGTAGAGTGGGCAAGCTGCCTGTACGGGACAGCCAGCATGCTGACGAAGAGCCCATCAGGGACCCGCCAACTCctgtgctggaggaggagaagcccgATTTCAACTCACATGATGCAGGGAGCAAAGAGAAGCATAGTGCTGTTGAAGCAAAATCGCCTCCATCAAAACACAGCCCGGAGGAGAGTCCGCAACAACCGAAAGTCTCCACCGCTTCAGGACGTGACTCAAAGATCCCTGTGAAACACGGCGCACAGTCTCATACAGCCTCCCAAATTCCTCAGTCGAAGGAGCCCCCTCGTACCAAGATCCCAGTGTCCAAGGTTCCTGTCCGCAGGGCTGGTAATAAACCTGCATCTACAGGCAGTTCTCAGATAAGAAAATAA